From a region of the Flavobacterium branchiarum genome:
- the apaG gene encoding Co2+/Mg2+ efflux protein ApaG translates to MVSQITRGIKISVLTSFEGTYFKNYKIHFAFSYVVTIENHSKDSVQLTSRHWEIFDSLNDIEIVDGEGVIGKKPVLKPGEFHTYSSGCLLSSPYGAMKGYFNMVNFTTTKIFKVIVPNFRMCAPFALN, encoded by the coding sequence ATGGTTTCTCAAATAACAAGAGGCATAAAGATATCGGTTTTAACTAGTTTTGAAGGCACTTACTTCAAGAACTATAAGATTCATTTTGCCTTTAGCTATGTGGTTACTATTGAGAACCATAGCAAAGATTCAGTACAACTTACCTCTCGTCATTGGGAAATTTTCGATTCGCTTAACGATATCGAAATAGTTGATGGTGAAGGCGTAATAGGAAAAAAACCAGTTTTAAAACCTGGCGAGTTTCATACTTACAGTTCAGGATGTCTATTGTCATCTCCTTACGGAGCAATGAAAGGATATTTCAATATGGTAAATTTTACTACTACAAAAATTTTCAAAGTTATAGTACCTAATTTTAGAATGTGTGCTCCTTTTGCTTTGAACTAA
- the map gene encoding type I methionyl aminopeptidase, which produces MIIVKSREEIELMRESALIVSKTLGMIASEIKEGVTTLYLDKLAEEFIRDHGAVPSFLGLYDFPNSLCMSPNSQVVHGIPNNTPLKSGDVISVDCGAYKNGYHGDHAYSFEIGEVAPEVKKLLQVTKESLYVGIREFKAGNRVEDVGSAIQKYTEAHGYGVVRELVGHGLGQKMHEDPEMPNYGKKGRGKLFVEGMVVAIEPMINLGTRNIKQHKDGWTITTADGKPSAHFEHDVALIDGKPEILSTFQYIYKALGIESNEEDEFRKVPLTL; this is translated from the coding sequence ATGATTATTGTAAAATCACGTGAAGAAATAGAATTAATGCGCGAAAGTGCCTTAATCGTATCAAAAACATTAGGAATGATTGCTTCTGAAATAAAAGAAGGAGTTACCACATTATATCTTGATAAACTAGCCGAAGAATTCATTCGTGATCACGGTGCAGTTCCAAGTTTTTTAGGTTTATATGACTTTCCAAACTCATTATGTATGAGTCCAAACTCACAAGTTGTACACGGTATTCCAAACAACACTCCTTTAAAAAGTGGTGATGTTATCTCGGTAGACTGTGGTGCCTACAAAAATGGATATCATGGAGATCATGCTTACAGCTTTGAGATAGGAGAAGTTGCTCCAGAAGTTAAAAAATTACTACAAGTTACTAAAGAATCTTTATATGTTGGAATCCGCGAATTTAAAGCTGGAAACCGCGTAGAAGATGTTGGAAGTGCCATACAAAAATATACTGAAGCACATGGATACGGAGTTGTTCGTGAACTAGTTGGTCATGGACTTGGGCAAAAAATGCACGAAGATCCAGAAATGCCTAATTATGGAAAAAAAGGTAGAGGTAAACTTTTTGTTGAAGGAATGGTTGTTGCGATCGAGCCAATGATTAACCTTGGAACAAGAAACATAAAACAACATAAAGATGGTTGGACAATTACAACAGCCGATGGAAAACCAAGTGCACATTTTGAACATGATGTAGCTCTTATTGATGGTAAACCAGAAATCTTATCAACTTTCCAATACATCTATAAAGCACTAGGAATAGAAAGCAACGAAGAAGATGAATTTAGAAAAGTGCCATTGACATTATAA
- a CDS encoding DEAD/DEAH box helicase, translating to MQPTKLFQFCFDISFDKNLNTYIPTAYIIENTDEIRYLNKKATTGVLESFGIVFEDLDSNSKRILTACEALKPEFIFKKFSAKIKSAKTITDLQKDSKIDFAIRQHLQFNLSSFYMLIVKEQFPLSINMGVEKDFYRSRVSIAPLDFEPLIQFDKHSEGITYTLSLKENETTFSPMDSSIDILLDEPGWLIINKKLGQLKELNSKKLTPFLKKKSIEIPSRLVDDYFKNFIPEIAKKTDIEATGFEIELRDKIISCTIQPVYDFFKNCYYLNLHFEYNGYSFDASKTKNTHTFVDFSIANEPKIIQFKRSADETLYTEKLLEFGFIKIKNELFGWNSNTKTPDPYATIQLVINRKKELKSLGFTIENLQLESKEIITESHTISASRQETKEDWFDIKITLTIGTFTINFSEIIPNIKSKERLFLLPDGNYFLIPIEWLSKYGSLAKLAKTEDGNLLLRKSNFAALDAIPEIKNDVNPIYKAEYTSSDLLKATLRPYQIDGVKWLLGHFNSNLGACLADDMGLGKTLQTLAVLVAVQEQLGFTTKTTNFDLFQNETTIERDPLKTLIVLPSSLVFNWYNESQKFTPHFSKIQYVGNDRKQLVNRLESSDLIFTSYNIIHRDISILEKYNFRYLILDESQYIKNKSSKIFKAINKIKTAHKIALSGTPIENSLDDLWSQMEFINPDILGTYNFFAENFKIPIEKKQDENSLSELKTLIQPYILRRTKEQVLKDLPELTEQIYYCDMEPEQEKLYEKEKSKARNFLLKTDGSTPDKISIINTLMKLRQLSNHPKMVDQDSEIDSGKYIAVTNYLENLVKGKQKVIIFSSFVTNLNFYTSWCKDNKIAFCEITGETPSKKREQQVNQFQENENPLLFFISLKAGGVGLNITKASYVLFLDPWWNPFAEKQGVGRAHRIGQLNKVNVIRFISKNTVEEKIIKLQENKKLLSDSLLEESYISDEIEINLEYILGT from the coding sequence TTGCAACCTACTAAATTATTTCAATTTTGTTTTGACATCAGTTTTGATAAAAACCTAAATACTTATATTCCGACGGCTTATATCATTGAAAACACTGATGAAATTAGATATTTAAATAAAAAAGCAACAACAGGCGTTCTAGAAAGTTTCGGAATTGTTTTCGAAGATTTAGATTCGAATTCAAAAAGAATACTAACTGCTTGTGAAGCATTGAAGCCTGAATTTATTTTCAAGAAATTTAGCGCAAAAATCAAATCCGCAAAAACAATTACGGATTTACAAAAAGACTCTAAAATTGATTTTGCAATACGCCAGCATTTGCAATTTAATTTAAGCTCCTTTTACATGCTAATTGTAAAAGAACAATTTCCGTTATCAATTAACATGGGAGTTGAAAAAGATTTTTACCGTTCGAGAGTTAGCATTGCCCCTCTCGATTTTGAGCCACTAATTCAATTTGACAAACACTCAGAAGGAATTACTTATACGTTGTCTTTAAAAGAAAACGAAACTACATTTTCGCCCATGGATAGTAGTATTGATATTCTTTTAGACGAGCCAGGTTGGTTAATTATTAATAAAAAACTAGGACAGCTAAAAGAGCTAAATTCTAAGAAACTCACGCCTTTTTTAAAGAAAAAATCAATCGAAATCCCTTCACGATTAGTTGATGACTATTTTAAAAATTTCATCCCTGAAATAGCAAAAAAAACAGACATTGAAGCAACTGGTTTTGAAATAGAACTTCGTGATAAAATTATCTCTTGTACGATTCAACCCGTTTATGATTTCTTTAAAAATTGCTATTATCTCAATCTACATTTCGAATATAATGGCTATTCATTTGATGCTAGCAAAACCAAAAACACACATACATTTGTCGATTTTAGCATTGCTAATGAGCCCAAGATAATTCAGTTCAAACGAAGTGCTGATGAAACTTTATACACCGAAAAACTACTTGAATTTGGTTTTATAAAAATTAAAAATGAATTGTTTGGATGGAATTCAAATACCAAAACTCCTGATCCTTACGCTACTATTCAATTGGTTATCAATCGTAAAAAAGAACTAAAAAGCTTAGGTTTTACAATAGAAAATCTCCAACTAGAAAGCAAAGAAATAATTACAGAAAGTCATACTATTTCGGCTTCAAGACAAGAAACAAAAGAAGACTGGTTTGACATCAAAATAACGCTTACAATTGGAACTTTTACTATAAATTTTAGCGAAATTATTCCAAATATAAAAAGCAAAGAAAGGCTGTTTTTATTGCCTGACGGTAACTATTTTTTGATTCCAATAGAATGGCTCAGCAAATATGGTTCTTTAGCAAAATTGGCTAAAACTGAAGATGGAAATCTTCTGCTGCGCAAAAGTAATTTTGCTGCTTTGGATGCTATTCCGGAAATTAAAAACGATGTAAACCCTATTTACAAAGCCGAATATACCTCTTCTGATTTGCTAAAAGCAACTTTGAGACCTTATCAAATTGATGGCGTTAAATGGCTTTTAGGTCACTTTAATTCTAACTTAGGTGCCTGTCTGGCTGATGATATGGGACTTGGTAAGACGTTACAAACCTTAGCCGTTCTGGTTGCTGTACAGGAACAATTAGGATTTACAACCAAAACCACCAATTTTGATTTGTTTCAAAACGAAACTACTATTGAAAGAGATCCTTTAAAAACCTTGATTGTTTTACCTTCTTCATTAGTTTTCAACTGGTACAACGAGTCTCAAAAATTCACACCCCATTTTTCGAAAATACAATATGTGGGTAACGACAGGAAACAATTAGTGAATAGATTAGAATCATCTGACTTAATTTTTACTAGCTACAACATCATTCATCGTGATATTTCAATTCTAGAAAAATATAATTTTCGCTATTTAATTTTAGACGAAAGTCAATATATTAAAAATAAAAGTTCGAAGATTTTTAAAGCAATTAACAAAATAAAAACAGCTCATAAAATAGCCTTAAGTGGTACGCCTATCGAAAACTCTTTGGATGATTTATGGTCACAAATGGAATTTATAAATCCTGATATTTTAGGTACTTATAACTTTTTTGCAGAAAACTTTAAAATTCCGATTGAGAAAAAACAAGACGAAAATAGTTTGTCTGAATTAAAGACTCTGATTCAGCCTTATATTCTAAGACGAACTAAAGAGCAGGTTTTAAAAGATTTACCTGAATTAACAGAGCAGATCTATTATTGCGATATGGAACCCGAACAGGAGAAATTATATGAAAAAGAGAAATCGAAAGCACGTAATTTTTTATTAAAAACTGATGGTTCTACTCCTGATAAAATCAGCATTATTAATACGCTGATGAAGTTAAGGCAGTTGAGTAATCATCCGAAAATGGTAGATCAGGATTCAGAAATTGATTCTGGAAAATATATTGCAGTAACTAATTATCTAGAAAATTTAGTTAAAGGAAAACAAAAAGTTATCATATTTAGTTCGTTTGTCACCAATTTGAATTTTTATACCTCTTGGTGTAAGGATAACAAAATAGCGTTTTGTGAAATCACAGGTGAAACCCCTTCTAAGAAACGAGAACAGCAAGTGAATCAGTTTCAGGAAAATGAGAATCCTTTACTGTTTTTTATCTCTCTTAAAGCTGGTGGTGTTGGATTGAATATTACGAAAGCTTCTTATGTTTTGTTTTTAGATCCTTGGTGGAATCCTTTTGCTGAAAAGCAAGGAGTAGGAAGAGCACATCGAATTGGACAATTAAACAAAGTAAATGTCATTCGATTTATCTCGAAAAATACAGTTGAAGAAAAAATAATTAAACTACAAGAAAACAAAAAACTACTGTCTGATTCCCTATTAGAAGAAAGCTATATTAGCGACGAAATCGAAATTAATTTGGAATACATATTGGGTACTTAA
- a CDS encoding class I SAM-dependent methyltransferase, with the protein MKKLFKLVLNTIPRPLLIRLSYVARPILAFTLKGDKFTDPIDGKSFKMFLPYGYGKQRNNVLSPSTLSLERHRLLWLYLNDQTDFFTAPKKILHFAPEQAFYKLFRKQKNLDYTTTDLFSPLADVKADICNLPFKDNEYDVILCNHVLEHIPDDTKAMQELFRVLKPGGMAVLQIPQDLSRATTFADDSITDQKERAKIFGQYDHVRIYGRDYFDKLRSIGFIVIEEDYTNKISPELVEKYCLAKGEIIPLCFKKEN; encoded by the coding sequence ATGAAAAAACTTTTCAAACTAGTTCTTAATACCATTCCACGTCCATTGTTAATTCGGTTGAGTTATGTGGCGCGTCCAATTTTAGCCTTTACATTAAAAGGAGATAAATTTACCGATCCTATAGATGGTAAAAGTTTTAAAATGTTTTTGCCATATGGTTACGGTAAACAACGTAATAATGTATTGTCACCAAGCACTCTTTCGCTAGAGAGACATCGCTTACTGTGGTTATACCTTAACGATCAAACTGATTTTTTTACAGCTCCAAAAAAAATATTGCACTTTGCCCCTGAACAGGCTTTTTACAAACTATTTCGCAAGCAAAAAAACCTAGATTACACCACAACTGATTTATTTTCGCCTTTGGCAGATGTTAAAGCAGATATATGTAATTTACCTTTTAAGGACAATGAATATGATGTTATTTTATGTAATCATGTTTTAGAACATATTCCAGATGACACCAAAGCGATGCAAGAATTATTTCGTGTCTTGAAACCTGGCGGAATGGCCGTTTTACAAATTCCACAAGATTTATCAAGAGCAACAACTTTTGCTGATGACTCTATAACCGATCAAAAAGAACGTGCTAAAATATTCGGACAATACGATCACGTACGTATTTACGGTCGTGATTATTTTGATAAATTAAGAAGTATCGGTTTCATTGTTATCGAAGAAGATTATACCAATAAAATTTCTCCCGAACTGGTAGAAAAATATTGCTTAGCAAAAGGAGAAATTATTCCACTTTGCTTCAAAAAGGAAAACTAA
- a CDS encoding alpha/beta fold hydrolase has protein sequence MKKQSIIVSLFFVLCFITANSQSKTIDTLVDVGKHRIHFKIVKGKGTPILFDAGGGNDGSVWNSILKPISELTDATLITYDRAGFGTSTIDTLQTDDLKNGIISSVEDLEIGLKKLGYDKEIMLVSHSYGGYLSTLYATRHPKLIKGVILIDVNHNYYEDGYIEKVLATQDKLIPQWKKTNKGIYYMSATIVETVKTMSKLSIPQNIPVIDFVNEIPFLKTPEEIERWKECHKKYAANNSNVTSITAYGCGHAIWIDNPQLVITTIAKMYDNDSKQKTEIQERTLQYAIQSFNEGKKEQLAYNNSEDDLNNWGYELLRKNENEKATEVFKLNVLLNPKSSNAYDSYGEALLKINKKEEAIAMYKKSIALNPENTNGKEVLERIVKETTK, from the coding sequence ATGAAAAAACAATCCATCATTGTTAGTCTTTTTTTTGTTCTCTGTTTTATTACTGCAAATAGCCAATCTAAAACTATTGACACTTTGGTCGATGTCGGTAAGCACCGTATTCATTTTAAGATCGTAAAAGGGAAAGGCACACCTATCCTTTTTGATGCAGGTGGAGGGAATGATGGTTCTGTATGGAATTCGATTCTAAAGCCTATTTCCGAATTAACAGATGCAACTTTAATAACATATGACAGAGCTGGTTTTGGCACAAGTACTATTGATACTTTACAAACAGATGATTTGAAAAACGGAATTATAAGCAGTGTAGAAGATTTAGAAATCGGTCTAAAAAAACTTGGCTATGACAAAGAAATCATGTTAGTCTCACATTCTTATGGTGGCTATCTCTCAACTCTTTATGCTACAAGACATCCCAAACTTATTAAAGGTGTTATTTTAATTGACGTTAACCACAACTATTATGAAGATGGCTACATTGAAAAAGTACTTGCTACTCAAGACAAGCTTATACCGCAATGGAAAAAAACCAACAAAGGCATTTATTATATGTCGGCAACTATCGTCGAAACTGTAAAAACAATGAGTAAGTTGTCGATACCTCAAAACATTCCTGTTATTGATTTTGTCAACGAAATTCCTTTTTTAAAAACACCTGAAGAAATTGAACGTTGGAAAGAGTGTCATAAAAAATATGCTGCAAACAATTCTAACGTTACCAGTATAACTGCTTACGGTTGTGGTCATGCTATCTGGATCGACAATCCTCAATTAGTAATCACTACGATTGCTAAAATGTATGACAATGATTCTAAACAAAAAACAGAGATTCAAGAGCGCACTTTACAATACGCAATTCAATCTTTTAACGAAGGCAAAAAAGAGCAATTAGCGTACAATAATTCCGAAGACGACCTAAATAATTGGGGATACGAATTATTACGCAAAAATGAAAATGAAAAAGCAACCGAAGTATTCAAACTTAATGTATTATTGAATCCTAAAAGCTCAAATGCGTATGATAGCTATGGCGAAGCTTTATTGAAAATTAATAAAAAAGAAGAAGCTATTGCTATGTATAAAAAATCTATTGCTCTTAATCCTGAGAACACAAACGGCAAAGAAGTTTTAGAACGCATTGTAAAAGAAACAACAAAATAA
- a CDS encoding GxxExxY protein: MSDKFSEIPEDLQAISYKIIGLAIEVHRQLGPGLLESAYQECLFYEIKNAGLKVKKEVTLPIIYKEIRLEQGYRIDLLVEDKLVIELKTVESFSPAHFAQILTYLKLGKYPLGLLINYNSTILKNNIKRFINSKSNI, translated from the coding sequence ATGAGTGACAAGTTCTCCGAAATACCTGAAGATTTACAAGCTATATCATACAAGATAATTGGATTGGCAATAGAAGTTCATCGGCAACTTGGTCCTGGTTTGCTCGAATCTGCTTATCAGGAATGCCTATTTTATGAAATTAAAAATGCAGGTTTAAAAGTTAAAAAAGAAGTAACACTTCCAATTATTTATAAAGAAATTAGACTAGAACAAGGATACAGGATTGATTTACTTGTAGAAGATAAATTAGTAATCGAATTAAAAACTGTTGAAAGTTTTAGCCCTGCACATTTTGCTCAAATATTAACATACTTGAAACTGGGAAAATACCCATTAGGTTTGTTAATAAATTACAATAGCACTATATTAAAAAACAATATAAAAAGATTTATAAACTCAAAATCAAATATTTAA
- the pruA gene encoding L-glutamate gamma-semialdehyde dehydrogenase, with translation MLKGFFHVPKAVNEPVKGYAPNSPEKAAVQAAYTTMWNSKIDVPLYIGSEEIKTGNTKNITAPHDHKHVVGTYHLAEKTHIEKAIANALEAKDAWANMAWEQRAAIFLKAAELIAGPYRARINAATMIGQSKNIHQAEIDASCELIDFLRYNVEFMTQIYADQPKSDSTTWNRLEYRPLEGFVYAITPFNFTAIAANLPASAAMMGNVVIWKPSDSQVFSTKIIIDVFKEAGVPDGVINVVFGDALMITDTVLASRDFAGVHFTGSTHVFKDIWAKIGANIHHYKTYPRIVGETGGKDFIIAHPSANAKQVSTGIVRGAFEFQGQKCSAASRAYIPQSLWPTIKEQLITDVKSMKMGSPEDFGNFITAVIHEGSFDKLASFIDQAKKDADAEIIVGGNYDKSVGYFIEPTIIVTTNPKYATMETELFGPVITIYVYEDAKWEETLELVDTTSEYALTGAVFSQDRYAIEVATTKLQNAAGNFYINDKPTGAVVGMQPFGGARASGTNDKAGSALNLLRWASPRTIKETFVTPEDYRYPFLGE, from the coding sequence ATGCTAAAAGGATTTTTTCATGTACCTAAAGCGGTAAACGAACCCGTAAAAGGATATGCACCAAACTCACCAGAAAAAGCAGCAGTACAAGCAGCTTACACTACAATGTGGAACTCTAAAATTGATGTTCCTTTATATATTGGAAGTGAAGAGATTAAAACTGGTAACACTAAAAACATTACAGCTCCTCATGATCACAAACATGTAGTTGGAACTTACCACCTAGCTGAAAAAACACATATAGAAAAGGCAATTGCTAATGCGCTTGAAGCAAAAGATGCATGGGCTAATATGGCATGGGAACAACGTGCTGCTATTTTCTTAAAAGCTGCTGAACTTATTGCTGGTCCTTACAGAGCTAGAATAAATGCAGCTACAATGATCGGACAATCAAAAAACATTCACCAAGCTGAAATTGATGCTTCATGTGAATTAATTGATTTCTTACGTTACAATGTTGAGTTCATGACTCAAATTTATGCAGATCAGCCAAAATCTGATTCTACTACTTGGAATCGTCTTGAATACAGACCTCTAGAAGGTTTCGTTTATGCAATTACTCCTTTTAACTTTACTGCTATTGCTGCAAATCTTCCTGCAAGTGCTGCAATGATGGGTAACGTTGTAATCTGGAAACCAAGTGATAGCCAAGTATTCTCAACTAAAATCATCATCGACGTATTTAAAGAAGCTGGTGTTCCAGACGGTGTAATAAATGTTGTTTTTGGTGATGCATTAATGATTACTGATACCGTATTAGCAAGTCGTGATTTTGCAGGAGTTCACTTTACAGGTTCTACTCATGTATTCAAAGATATTTGGGCAAAAATTGGTGCAAACATTCACCACTACAAAACATACCCAAGAATTGTAGGTGAAACAGGTGGTAAAGATTTTATCATTGCTCATCCAAGTGCTAATGCTAAACAAGTATCAACTGGAATTGTACGTGGAGCATTTGAATTTCAAGGACAAAAATGTTCTGCAGCTTCAAGAGCTTATATCCCACAAAGTTTATGGCCAACAATAAAAGAACAATTGATTACTGATGTGAAATCTATGAAAATGGGTTCACCAGAAGATTTTGGTAATTTTATTACTGCTGTTATTCACGAAGGTTCTTTTGATAAATTAGCAAGTTTTATTGACCAAGCTAAAAAAGATGCTGATGCAGAAATAATCGTTGGTGGAAATTATGATAAATCAGTTGGATACTTTATTGAACCAACTATTATTGTAACTACAAATCCTAAATACGCTACAATGGAAACCGAATTATTCGGACCAGTAATTACTATTTATGTATATGAAGATGCAAAATGGGAAGAGACTTTAGAATTAGTTGATACAACTTCTGAATATGCTCTTACTGGAGCTGTATTTAGTCAAGATCGTTACGCTATTGAAGTAGCTACTACAAAATTACAAAATGCAGCAGGTAACTTCTATATTAATGACAAACCAACAGGAGCTGTTGTAGGAATGCAACCATTTGGTGGTGCAAGAGCATCAGGAACAAATGACAAAGCAGGTTCTGCATTAAACTTATTGCGTTGGGCTTCGCCAAGAACAATAAAAGAAACATTTGTAACTCCAGAAGACTATAGATATCCATTTTTAGGAGAATAA
- a CDS encoding sensor histidine kinase: MQFLKNIDLKRILLHCIYWISFLLLYVNGKSDNDSYYDFTFVYVWKILAQATAAYGLIYWIIPKTLNRKKYLLFILFATSWLYFVFALLMIFKFYYLEPKFPGFFDDWLGHKMSIPERLTSFKLIFREFSFITYPIIILGFISFNRKQQRLLKLEEEKKSMELKVLKNQLNPHFLFNTLNNLYTLTLKKDDKAPEVIAKLSEILDFVLYRCNEDYVSIEKEIALIENYIALEKLRYSENRLNISFTKNIQESNKISPLIILTFIENAFKHGVINETEKANIKLNLESKKGQIIFSIENTKPQNDSTVISDKSKIGLENVRKQLDLLYPKKHQLEIEETQNTYTVKLVLTL; this comes from the coding sequence ATGCAATTTTTAAAAAATATCGACCTAAAAAGGATCCTTTTACACTGTATCTATTGGATTTCCTTTTTGCTACTATACGTCAATGGAAAGTCAGATAATGATTCTTATTATGATTTTACGTTTGTTTATGTGTGGAAAATTTTAGCGCAAGCAACTGCTGCTTACGGATTAATTTATTGGATTATCCCCAAGACACTTAATCGAAAGAAATATTTACTTTTTATACTTTTTGCGACAAGTTGGCTCTATTTTGTTTTTGCTCTTTTAATGATTTTTAAATTCTATTACCTAGAGCCAAAATTCCCTGGTTTCTTTGATGATTGGCTTGGACATAAAATGTCGATTCCCGAAAGATTAACTTCATTTAAATTGATCTTTAGAGAATTTTCTTTTATCACTTACCCTATTATCATTTTAGGCTTTATAAGTTTTAACCGCAAGCAACAACGCCTTTTAAAATTAGAGGAAGAAAAAAAATCAATGGAATTAAAAGTATTGAAGAATCAACTGAACCCTCATTTCCTATTCAATACTTTAAATAATCTATATACACTAACACTGAAAAAGGATGACAAAGCACCTGAAGTAATTGCTAAATTATCTGAAATTTTAGACTTTGTTTTATACCGTTGCAATGAAGATTATGTTTCTATTGAAAAAGAAATTGCCTTAATCGAAAATTATATTGCTTTGGAAAAACTCCGCTATAGCGAAAACAGATTAAATATTTCGTTTACCAAAAACATTCAGGAAAGCAATAAAATTTCGCCACTTATCATATTAACGTTTATAGAAAATGCTTTTAAACATGGTGTTATTAATGAGACTGAAAAAGCCAACATTAAGCTGAATTTAGAGAGTAAAAAAGGACAAATTATTTTTAGCATAGAGAATACAAAACCTCAAAATGATAGTACAGTAATTTCAGATAAATCAAAAATCGGATTAGAAAACGTCCGAAAACAATTGGATTTATTATATCCAAAAAAACATCAATTAGAAATAGAAGAAACACAAAATACCTATACCGTTAAACTTGTTCTTACTCTTTAA
- a CDS encoding DUF5103 domain-containing protein, translated as MLNSILRKIVLLLVFTSATAQVQSEIAPPYNIKTVSFVQGGQNIVPIFELGSEIQLQFDDLFGNEADYYYEITHCNYNWIPSDIPKTEYLQGFDGQRITNYTNSFNTLQIYSHYKLSLPNQFTQVLITGNYILKILNEDKEVVFSRKFIVYENLVTVPAQVKRSRTVSNIEYKHNLDFSIKSSALNFQTPLQNVKVVLMQNGNFNTVIKNIPPQYTIGNDLIYKYNNETQFWAGNEFLYFENKDIRNAGNNVGRVDSSKDIYNSYLYTNQARGNFPYTNYPDINGNFLVKNINAANNEIEADYAWVYFTLSAPAFRLNKDIYVNGMFDNYSLTPENKMDYNTEKGVYEKAIMIKQGFTNYQYQIADKKGVIDFENAIDGNFYQTENEYTILVYYRENSDRYDRVIGKGSANSLNIIN; from the coding sequence ATGCTAAATTCTATCCTTCGAAAAATAGTTCTCCTTCTTGTTTTTACTTCGGCAACAGCCCAAGTACAATCTGAAATTGCTCCTCCTTATAACATAAAGACTGTTTCGTTTGTGCAAGGCGGGCAAAATATTGTTCCAATATTCGAATTAGGAAGTGAGATTCAACTACAATTTGATGACCTTTTTGGTAATGAAGCCGATTATTACTACGAAATAACACATTGCAATTACAATTGGATTCCATCAGACATTCCTAAAACAGAATACCTACAAGGTTTTGATGGTCAGAGAATCACTAATTACACTAACTCGTTCAATACATTACAAATCTATTCACACTATAAACTCTCTTTACCTAATCAATTCACTCAAGTATTGATTACAGGTAATTATATTCTGAAAATCCTGAATGAAGATAAAGAAGTTGTTTTTTCCAGAAAGTTCATTGTTTATGAAAATTTGGTAACTGTTCCTGCACAGGTAAAAAGAAGCAGAACAGTAAGCAATATTGAATATAAGCATAATTTAGATTTTTCTATAAAATCAAGTGCTCTTAACTTTCAAACTCCGTTGCAAAATGTAAAAGTGGTTTTAATGCAAAATGGCAATTTCAACACAGTAATAAAGAACATTCCACCACAATATACTATCGGGAATGACTTAATATATAAATACAATAATGAAACTCAATTTTGGGCTGGAAACGAATTTCTGTATTTTGAGAATAAAGACATCCGTAACGCAGGTAACAATGTAGGGAGAGTCGATTCGAGCAAAGACATATACAACTCGTACTTATATACCAACCAAGCCAGAGGTAACTTTCCTTATACCAACTATCCAGACATAAATGGTAACTTTCTTGTAAAAAATATAAACGCAGCAAATAATGAAATCGAAGCTGATTATGCTTGGGTTTACTTTACACTTTCGGCACCTGCTTTTCGACTCAACAAAGACATTTATGTTAATGGAATGTTCGACAATTACAGTTTAACTCCTGAAAACAAAATGGACTACAATACAGAAAAAGGAGTCTATGAAAAAGCAATAATGATAAAACAAGGGTTTACAAATTATCAATATCAAATAGCCGACAAAAAGGGAGTAATTGATTTTGAAAATGCAATTGATGGTAATTTTTATCAAACCGAGAATGAATACACCATATTGGTTTATTATCGTGAGAATAGTGACCGTTATGATCGTGTTATCGGAAAAGGGTCAGCTAACTCACTGAATATCATCAATTAA